Proteins from a single region of Rhodovibrio salinarum DSM 9154:
- the proS gene encoding proline--tRNA ligase, with product MRLSRYFLPTLKETPAEAEIVSHRLMLRAGMIRQGAAGIYSWLPLGYAVLQNIEQIVREEQDRAGANELLMPTIQSSELWRQSGRYEDYGKEMLRIKDRHGREMLYGPTNEELITEIFRAGAKSYRDVPSMLYHIQWKFRDEVRPRFGVMRGREFLMKDAYSFDLDQESAHRAYRKQFVTYLRTFARMGLKAVPMEAETGPIGGNLSHEFVILADTGETEIFTHKDLLDYDVLGQNIDLDDDDQIKPIVDYWTTQYARTDDMHDQAEFERQVPEDKRVQRRGIEVGHIFYFGTKYSEPLEANVSTKDGQSVPVHMGSYGVGVSRLVGGLIEAFHDDAGIVWPESVAPFKVGLINLRANDESCRTACDELHAKLEQAGITVLYDDTDESPGAKFAQMDLIGLPWQLIVGPKGLKAGTVELKHRASGERHELSPDAALQKLAG from the coding sequence ATGCGTCTGTCGCGCTACTTTCTGCCCACACTGAAAGAGACCCCCGCGGAAGCCGAGATCGTCTCGCACCGCCTGATGCTGCGCGCTGGCATGATCCGCCAGGGCGCGGCCGGCATCTATTCCTGGCTGCCGCTGGGCTACGCGGTGCTGCAGAACATCGAGCAGATCGTCCGCGAGGAGCAGGATCGCGCCGGGGCGAACGAACTGCTGATGCCGACCATCCAGTCCTCAGAGCTGTGGCGCCAGTCCGGGCGTTACGAGGACTACGGCAAGGAAATGCTGCGGATTAAGGACCGGCACGGCCGCGAGATGCTGTACGGCCCCACGAACGAGGAACTGATCACCGAGATCTTCCGCGCCGGCGCCAAGAGCTACCGCGACGTGCCGTCGATGCTCTACCACATCCAGTGGAAGTTCCGGGACGAGGTGCGGCCCCGCTTCGGCGTGATGCGTGGGCGGGAATTCTTGATGAAGGACGCCTATTCCTTCGACCTGGATCAGGAAAGCGCTCACCGCGCCTACCGCAAGCAGTTCGTCACCTACCTGCGCACCTTTGCGCGGATGGGCCTGAAGGCCGTGCCGATGGAGGCCGAGACCGGCCCGATCGGCGGCAACCTGTCCCACGAGTTCGTGATCCTGGCCGATACCGGGGAAACCGAGATCTTCACGCACAAGGATCTGCTGGACTACGACGTCCTGGGCCAGAACATCGACCTCGACGACGACGATCAGATCAAGCCGATCGTCGACTACTGGACCACCCAGTACGCCCGGACCGACGACATGCACGACCAGGCGGAATTCGAACGCCAGGTCCCCGAGGACAAGCGCGTGCAGCGCCGCGGCATCGAGGTCGGGCATATCTTCTATTTCGGCACCAAGTACTCCGAGCCGCTGGAAGCCAACGTCTCGACCAAGGACGGGCAGAGCGTGCCGGTGCACATGGGGTCCTACGGCGTCGGTGTGTCGCGCTTGGTCGGCGGGTTGATCGAGGCGTTCCACGACGACGCCGGGATCGTTTGGCCGGAGAGCGTGGCGCCCTTCAAGGTCGGTCTGATCAATCTGCGCGCGAACGATGAGAGCTGCCGGACGGCCTGCGATGAGCTGCACGCCAAGCTGGAGCAGGCCGGGATCACCGTGTTGTACGACGACACCGACGAAAGCCCAGGTGCCAAGTTCGCGCAGATGGACCTGATCGGACTGCCCTGGCAGCTGATTGTCGGGCCGAAGGGCTTGAAGGCCGGGACCGTCGAGCTGAAGCACCGTGCCAGCGGCGAGCGTCACGAGCTGTCGCCCGATGCCGCGCTGCAGAAGCTGGCAGGGTAG
- a CDS encoding electron transfer flavoprotein subunit beta/FixA family protein, which yields MKILCPVKRVLDPYVKVRVKQDNSDVDLANAKMAMNPFCEIAVEQAIRLKEQGHASEVVLVAVGPQQAQETLRTGLAMGADRGILVKAEPAPEPLGVAKILKAICDKESPDLVFAGKQAVDGDNNQTGQMLSALLGWAQGTFVSKVEVHDDHFLISREIDGGLERLKVGRPAVLTADLRLCEPRYASLPNIMKAKKKPIDNYTAEDLGVDVGHRLSLQKVEEPPARKAGIKVDSVGELVDKLHNEAKVI from the coding sequence ATGAAGATCCTCTGCCCGGTCAAGCGTGTGCTCGACCCCTACGTGAAGGTCCGCGTCAAGCAGGACAATTCGGACGTCGATCTGGCCAACGCCAAGATGGCGATGAACCCCTTTTGCGAGATCGCCGTCGAGCAGGCGATCCGGCTCAAGGAGCAGGGGCACGCCAGCGAGGTGGTGCTGGTCGCCGTCGGCCCGCAGCAGGCGCAGGAAACGCTACGCACCGGCCTGGCGATGGGCGCCGACCGGGGCATCCTGGTGAAGGCCGAGCCGGCGCCCGAGCCCCTTGGGGTTGCCAAGATCCTGAAGGCGATCTGCGACAAGGAGAGCCCGGACCTGGTGTTCGCCGGTAAGCAGGCGGTCGATGGCGACAACAACCAGACCGGCCAGATGCTCTCCGCACTGCTTGGTTGGGCGCAGGGGACCTTCGTTTCCAAGGTCGAGGTGCACGACGATCACTTCCTGATTTCCCGGGAGATCGACGGCGGCCTGGAACGGCTCAAGGTCGGCCGCCCGGCGGTTCTGACCGCGGACCTGCGCCTGTGCGAGCCGCGCTATGCTTCGCTGCCGAACATCATGAAGGCGAAGAAGAAGCCGATCGACAACTATACGGCCGAGGACCTGGGCGTTGACGTTGGCCATCGCCTGAGCCTGCAGAAGGTCGAGGAACCGCCGGCGCGCAAGGCCGGCATCAAGGTCGACAGTGTCGGCGAGCTGGTCGACAAGCTGCACAACGAGGCGAAGGTCATCTAG
- a CDS encoding GcvT family protein, whose translation MAKFPDSANVVIIGQGGIVGASVAHHLIERGWDNIVGIDKSAIPTDIGSTGHASDFCFTTAHDQMTMYTTNYSIEFFDKLGRYERVGGLEVARWDDDERMEELKRKVGSGKAFGNNTYLVSPKEAKEKMPLLEEEMIQGALWDPDAGLVVPRSQTVAGEMVQACEESGKLQAFANCPATGLEIEDGRIKGVHTPRGYIEAPYVVVCCGLWGRLLATDMAGEDLPIMPVEHPLLFFGPYNEFEGTGKDIGYPLLRDQGNSAYLRDTGDPSTTEGGQIEWGYYEEKAPRLVHPRDILEKEQARLSPSQHDLEIEQVMEPLEKAMELTPILAELGWNEKWSFNGLLQVTADGGPSIGESPNVRGLWYAESVWIKDGPGTGKVVADWMTDGRTEVDHHAIDVGRYYPIQKTETYIADRCYETAFKIYNPAVHPREPYTMGRNIRRSPFHAREQELGGYFMEVGGWERAHGYAAHEERLLEKWGDRIPERQNEWDNRHFWRVSNAEHLELSENVGMINLSHFAIYDVSGPDAEALMEYLSVAKVGGNTPVGKGVYTNFIDLTGGIRADLTVVRMGVDRYRVIDGGDAGNRDVLWMKRIAEDQGFRAYIEDRSDHFGCLGVWGPNARKTLQQLADRPEELEPDRFPFAASRTFTLKGIPVTGFRISYVGEQGWELHFPFSYGLTLWDMLYEAGVTPVGIETYANSRRLEKSLRLQNADLLTEYNLVEAGLARPKVKPMDFLGREAYVAQRERNRQPAYLCTLTLQQQTDAKGVDRFPVGNWPILNPENGDVLKDELGRRSYTTSIAFGPSVGKTIAMGYLPYSYCKEGQGLVMEYFGEHFPLTVEAVGNKPLYDPTNERARS comes from the coding sequence ATGGCGAAATTCCCCGACAGCGCAAACGTCGTGATTATCGGTCAGGGCGGCATCGTCGGCGCCTCGGTCGCGCATCACCTGATCGAGCGCGGATGGGACAACATCGTCGGCATCGACAAGTCGGCGATCCCCACCGACATCGGGTCGACCGGGCATGCGTCGGACTTCTGCTTCACGACCGCGCACGACCAGATGACGATGTACACGACCAACTACTCGATCGAGTTCTTTGACAAGCTCGGTCGCTACGAGCGGGTCGGCGGTCTGGAGGTCGCGCGCTGGGACGACGATGAGCGCATGGAAGAGCTCAAGCGCAAGGTCGGCTCCGGCAAGGCATTCGGCAACAACACCTATTTGGTTTCGCCCAAGGAAGCCAAGGAGAAGATGCCGCTCCTGGAGGAGGAGATGATCCAGGGCGCCTTGTGGGACCCGGATGCCGGTCTCGTGGTGCCGCGGTCGCAGACGGTTGCGGGCGAGATGGTCCAGGCCTGCGAGGAAAGCGGCAAGCTGCAGGCCTTCGCCAACTGCCCGGCGACCGGACTTGAGATCGAGGACGGCCGGATCAAGGGCGTGCACACTCCGCGCGGCTACATCGAGGCGCCCTACGTCGTGGTCTGCTGCGGCCTGTGGGGTCGGCTGCTCGCCACCGACATGGCGGGCGAGGATCTGCCGATCATGCCGGTCGAGCACCCGCTGCTGTTCTTCGGCCCGTACAACGAATTCGAGGGCACCGGTAAGGACATCGGCTACCCGCTGCTGCGCGACCAGGGCAACTCCGCCTACCTGCGCGACACCGGCGATCCGAGCACGACCGAGGGTGGCCAGATCGAGTGGGGCTATTACGAGGAGAAGGCCCCGCGGCTGGTGCATCCGCGCGACATTCTGGAGAAGGAGCAGGCCCGCCTGTCGCCCTCGCAGCACGATCTGGAGATCGAGCAGGTGATGGAGCCGCTCGAGAAGGCGATGGAACTGACTCCGATCCTGGCCGAGCTCGGCTGGAACGAGAAGTGGTCGTTCAACGGGCTCTTGCAGGTCACCGCCGACGGCGGCCCGTCGATCGGCGAAAGCCCGAACGTGCGCGGCCTGTGGTACGCCGAGAGCGTCTGGATCAAGGACGGACCGGGCACCGGCAAGGTGGTCGCCGACTGGATGACCGACGGACGGACCGAGGTGGATCACCACGCCATCGATGTCGGTCGCTACTACCCGATCCAGAAGACCGAGACCTATATCGCCGACCGCTGCTACGAGACCGCGTTCAAGATCTACAACCCGGCGGTCCATCCGCGCGAGCCCTATACCATGGGCCGCAACATCCGGCGCAGTCCGTTCCACGCCCGCGAGCAGGAGCTCGGCGGCTACTTCATGGAAGTCGGCGGCTGGGAGCGGGCCCACGGCTACGCCGCCCACGAGGAACGGCTGCTGGAGAAGTGGGGCGACCGGATACCGGAACGCCAGAACGAGTGGGACAATCGCCATTTCTGGCGCGTCTCCAACGCCGAGCATCTCGAACTGTCCGAGAACGTCGGCATGATCAACCTGTCCCACTTCGCGATCTACGACGTCTCGGGCCCGGATGCCGAGGCGCTGATGGAGTACCTGTCGGTTGCCAAGGTCGGTGGCAACACGCCGGTGGGGAAGGGTGTTTACACCAACTTCATCGATCTGACCGGCGGCATCCGCGCGGATCTCACGGTGGTGCGCATGGGCGTCGACCGCTACCGGGTGATCGACGGCGGCGATGCCGGCAACCGCGACGTCCTGTGGATGAAGCGGATCGCCGAGGATCAGGGCTTCCGCGCCTATATCGAGGACCGCTCGGACCACTTCGGCTGCCTGGGCGTGTGGGGGCCGAACGCCCGCAAGACCCTGCAGCAGCTGGCCGATCGGCCGGAGGAGCTGGAGCCGGATCGTTTCCCCTTCGCCGCCTCGCGCACCTTTACGTTGAAGGGCATCCCGGTCACCGGTTTCCGGATCTCCTACGTCGGCGAGCAAGGCTGGGAGTTGCACTTCCCGTTCAGCTACGGTCTCACCCTATGGGACATGCTGTACGAGGCTGGTGTCACCCCGGTGGGCATCGAGACCTACGCCAACAGCCGCCGGCTGGAAAAGAGCCTGCGTCTGCAGAACGCCGACCTCTTGACCGAGTACAACCTGGTCGAGGCGGGGCTGGCCCGGCCGAAGGTCAAGCCGATGGATTTCCTCGGCCGCGAGGCGTACGTCGCTCAGCGCGAGCGCAACCGGCAGCCGGCCTACCTCTGCACGCTGACCCTGCAGCAGCAGACCGACGCCAAGGGCGTGGACCGCTTCCCGGTCGGCAACTGGCCGATCCTGAACCCGGAGAACGGCGACGTTCTGAAGGACGAGCTGGGCCGGCGGTCCTACACCACCTCGATCGCCTTCGGGCCCTCGGTCGGCAAGACGATCGCCATGGGCTACCTGCCATACAGCTACTGCAAGGAAGGTCAGGGGCTCGTGATGGAGTACTTCGGCGAGCACTTCCCGCTGACGGTCGAGGCGGTCGGCAACAAGCCGCTTTACGATCCCACCAACGAGCGCGCGCGTTCGTAA
- a CDS encoding RlmE family RNA methyltransferase has protein sequence MSDDNKSGSGEGSGRMRRQRRRERASSGRGGGEGTRLKRAKGRTESSKRWLERQLSDPYVAAAQREGYRARAAYKLREIDDKHRILTPGARVVDLGAAPGSWCQVALERIGDDGRVVGIDLLEVTPLVGVTLLQGDMTDPGTPERVQAALDGPADVVLSDMAPNMTGQKRIDQLRVIATVEAALDFAEAVLSPGGSFLAKTLQSGSAQDLVARLKREFEKVRHIKPPSSRAESAETYVLATGFKGVASEP, from the coding sequence ATGAGCGATGATAACAAGAGCGGGTCCGGCGAGGGCAGCGGGCGGATGCGCCGCCAGCGCCGGCGCGAGCGTGCGTCCAGCGGCCGGGGTGGAGGCGAGGGTACGCGCCTGAAGCGCGCCAAGGGGCGCACGGAATCCTCCAAGCGGTGGCTGGAACGTCAGCTTTCCGACCCCTACGTCGCCGCTGCCCAGCGCGAGGGCTATCGGGCGCGCGCCGCCTACAAGCTGCGCGAGATCGACGACAAGCATCGCATCCTGACCCCTGGTGCCCGGGTGGTCGACCTCGGCGCGGCGCCGGGCAGTTGGTGTCAGGTCGCGCTCGAGCGGATCGGCGACGATGGCCGGGTGGTCGGCATCGACCTTTTGGAGGTCACGCCGCTGGTGGGCGTGACGCTGCTGCAGGGCGACATGACCGATCCCGGCACGCCCGAACGGGTGCAGGCCGCCCTTGACGGGCCAGCCGACGTCGTCCTGTCCGACATGGCCCCCAACATGACCGGGCAGAAGCGGATCGACCAACTGCGGGTGATCGCCACCGTCGAGGCCGCGCTCGACTTCGCGGAAGCTGTTTTGAGCCCGGGCGGCAGTTTTCTCGCCAAGACCCTGCAGTCCGGCAGTGCGCAGGACCTGGTCGCCCGGCTGAAGCGCGAGTTCGAGAAGGTCCGCCACATCAAGCCGCCGTCCTCGCGCGCTGAAAGTGCCGAGACCTACGTGCTGGCGACCGGTTTCAAGGGCGTCGCATCCGAGCCTTAG
- a CDS encoding Ppx/GppA phosphatase family protein, with the protein MDDPADPHAAVSYAAIDLGTNNCRLLIARPVAGGFRVVDAFSRIVRLGEGVAGSRRLSEAAMARAIEALRVCAAKVRRRPGCELRAVATAACRQALNRDAFLARVHRETGLQLEVIDPQEEARLALGGCAPLLDPQVPNGLIFDIGGGSTELCWLTMRAAGNGDGPGGPDLVAWHSMPVGVANLAERFAGAPDTPETFEAMVAETAEALRTFAGDRAVARAFADRPVQMVGASGTVTTLAGVAKELPRYDRRQVDGCVLPAETVRATSRRIVEMSPAARLDHPCIGPQRADLVIAGCAILEAICRAWPVDRLTVADRGLREGILYHLMQARGEPVAAPPL; encoded by the coding sequence GTGGACGACCCCGCCGACCCGCATGCCGCCGTCTCTTACGCGGCGATCGACTTGGGCACTAACAACTGCCGGCTGCTGATCGCCCGTCCCGTGGCGGGGGGCTTCCGGGTGGTCGATGCCTTTTCCCGGATCGTGCGGCTGGGCGAAGGTGTGGCCGGCAGCCGCCGCCTGTCCGAGGCGGCGATGGCGCGCGCGATCGAGGCGCTGCGGGTCTGCGCGGCGAAGGTGCGCCGCCGTCCAGGCTGCGAACTGCGGGCGGTCGCCACGGCAGCCTGCCGGCAGGCGCTCAACCGCGACGCCTTTCTGGCGCGCGTGCACCGGGAAACCGGACTGCAGCTCGAGGTGATCGATCCGCAGGAGGAGGCGCGTCTGGCGCTCGGCGGCTGCGCGCCGCTGCTCGATCCCCAGGTGCCCAATGGCCTGATCTTCGATATCGGCGGCGGCAGTACGGAACTCTGCTGGCTGACCATGCGTGCGGCCGGAAACGGCGACGGGCCGGGCGGGCCAGATCTGGTCGCCTGGCATTCCATGCCCGTTGGAGTCGCCAATCTGGCCGAGCGCTTTGCCGGCGCACCCGATACGCCGGAAACCTTCGAGGCGATGGTCGCCGAGACGGCCGAGGCGCTGCGAACCTTCGCGGGCGACCGCGCGGTGGCGCGGGCTTTCGCCGACCGCCCGGTGCAGATGGTCGGGGCCAGCGGCACGGTCACCACGCTGGCGGGCGTCGCGAAAGAGCTACCGCGTTACGACCGCCGGCAGGTCGACGGCTGCGTGCTACCGGCCGAGACGGTGCGCGCGACCAGCCGGCGGATCGTCGAGATGAGCCCGGCCGCGCGCCTCGACCATCCCTGTATCGGGCCGCAGCGCGCGGATTTGGTGATCGCCGGCTGCGCCATTCTGGAGGCGATCTGCCGGGCCTGGCCGGTCGACCGGCTGACGGTGGCTGACCGGGGCTTGCGCGAGGGCATCCTGTATCATCTGATGCAGGCGCGCGGCGAACCGGTGGCGGCGCCGCCGCTCTAG
- a CDS encoding S1 family peptidase has protein sequence MTGIKINEILNVDRRYIRNIRAALFSVEKLGIESAEKKYHEEYGGRSSLAQHLRGKISFVAQVKGSSDPVVRGLAVRFNRCFPDWPIKVSPTQRQIWDRAIWVIENEDTQHQGTAFFLKDIGLVTAAHCVEKTDMVKIFHPSNPTNIFQAKVIRRHKYRDLALLENTIPDAEYYELVFNSYEIDIRQEVIALGYPTWWYGEKINVRTGHVTATIARSLDQVQIPGFVDVQLIEVTQSLADGMSGGPLVDGDGAVIGVIHKGGTKEERNLAIDIRELEAWLNKDESEE, from the coding sequence GTGACCGGCATCAAGATTAACGAGATTTTGAATGTTGATCGTCGGTACATACGGAATATTCGAGCGGCGCTATTCTCTGTAGAAAAACTTGGGATAGAGAGCGCGGAAAAAAAGTATCACGAGGAGTATGGCGGACGATCAAGTCTCGCTCAGCACCTCCGTGGAAAGATCTCGTTTGTCGCTCAAGTTAAGGGGTCGTCGGATCCTGTTGTGCGGGGTTTAGCTGTCCGCTTCAATCGTTGTTTTCCGGATTGGCCGATTAAGGTTAGTCCAACGCAAAGACAGATTTGGGATCGGGCGATATGGGTCATTGAGAATGAAGACACTCAGCACCAGGGAACCGCCTTTTTTCTCAAGGATATTGGTCTAGTGACGGCGGCGCATTGTGTCGAAAAAACGGACATGGTCAAAATTTTTCACCCATCGAATCCGACAAATATCTTCCAAGCCAAAGTTATCAGACGTCATAAGTATCGAGATTTGGCGCTACTTGAGAACACAATTCCTGATGCAGAGTATTACGAGTTAGTTTTTAATTCATATGAAATTGATATTCGTCAAGAGGTAATCGCGTTAGGTTACCCCACTTGGTGGTATGGGGAGAAAATTAACGTCAGAACTGGCCATGTAACAGCGACAATCGCCAGGAGTTTAGACCAAGTACAGATTCCTGGCTTTGTCGATGTCCAGCTTATCGAGGTAACGCAATCACTCGCTGACGGTATGTCCGGTGGACCACTGGTTGATGGCGATGGTGCGGTGATTGGTGTCATTCACAAGGGCGGTACCAAAGAGGAACGCAATCTTGCAATTGACATTCGAGAATTGGAGGCTTGGCTCAATAAAGACGAATCCGAAGAATAA
- a CDS encoding reverse transcriptase family protein — MFGKNIRIVIPPELADEAALLAYLNLGADELKKIRYYRARMYHNFSIGRAGRKNRIINAPDERLKFLQRKIAKKLNEIYRRRNPVHGFVAERSVKTNALAHKRCKYVVNIDLKDFFPTISQTRIEGMLSSLGLNSKVAKIIGIVCCNKGRLPQGAPSSPVLSNMICFRLDKSLMTFAKEARCIYTRYADDITFSSHHPPQPFSRPSSHQPGASRRNF, encoded by the coding sequence ATGTTTGGCAAGAATATTCGCATTGTAATTCCTCCCGAACTCGCTGACGAAGCGGCGCTCCTCGCTTATCTGAATCTCGGCGCCGATGAATTGAAGAAAATCCGGTACTACCGAGCGCGTATGTACCACAACTTTTCTATTGGCCGTGCGGGGCGCAAAAATCGAATCATCAACGCTCCCGATGAGAGACTAAAATTTCTCCAACGCAAAATTGCAAAAAAGCTGAATGAGATTTACCGCCGCCGTAATCCAGTTCACGGCTTTGTCGCCGAACGATCCGTTAAGACAAATGCATTGGCCCACAAGCGGTGTAAGTACGTGGTCAATATCGATTTAAAGGACTTCTTCCCGACTATCTCTCAGACACGCATTGAGGGTATGCTGTCTTCGTTGGGGCTGAACTCTAAAGTCGCTAAAATCATCGGCATCGTATGCTGCAACAAGGGGCGTCTTCCACAAGGCGCCCCGAGCAGCCCAGTGCTGTCGAACATGATCTGCTTCAGGCTCGACAAGAGCCTCATGACCTTCGCTAAAGAAGCCCGCTGCATTTATACCCGATATGCGGACGACATAACGTTCTCTAGCCATCACCCCCCGCAGCCCTTTTCGAGACCGTCCTCCCACCAGCCGGGCGCTTCTCGTCGGAACTTCTAG
- a CDS encoding PAS domain-containing protein translates to MPNQACPIQSSALRAVARWWISAYTPDRLPSRREIDLDAIRHALPYVWLVEHVPDDESFRYRLSGEHVNVVFGFSLRGKRLCDIIEPHMLDTVRQRYLHVLNTPGVVYAVGRVYMRIGGYREGERLILPLSDDGVKATHLFGVTDYGGGRRENWEQPPEYMDERFLEIDDVRAWGPALSLDDMTL, encoded by the coding sequence TTGCCCAACCAAGCGTGCCCAATTCAGTCATCCGCCCTTCGTGCTGTCGCGCGCTGGTGGATCAGTGCGTATACCCCAGATCGCCTGCCGAGCCGGCGAGAGATCGACCTGGACGCGATCCGGCACGCACTGCCCTACGTCTGGCTCGTCGAACACGTCCCGGATGATGAGAGCTTCCGTTACCGCCTCTCCGGTGAGCACGTGAACGTCGTTTTTGGCTTTTCACTGCGCGGCAAGCGCCTGTGCGACATCATCGAGCCACACATGCTCGACACCGTCCGCCAGCGCTACCTGCATGTCCTCAACACACCGGGCGTTGTGTACGCCGTCGGACGCGTCTACATGCGCATCGGCGGCTATCGCGAGGGCGAGCGCTTGATCCTGCCGCTGTCAGATGACGGTGTGAAAGCGACACACCTATTTGGTGTAACAGATTACGGTGGCGGTCGCCGGGAGAACTGGGAACAGCCGCCGGAGTACATGGATGAGCGGTTCCTGGAGATCGACGACGTTCGGGCTTGGGGTCCAGCCTTGAGCTTGGACGACATGACCTTATAG
- a CDS encoding YcjX family protein, translated as MLGLDLDLHRRVRIGVTGLNTAGKTVFLTSLVHALRHRGAIANVSAIRDGRLKGVEVMPLDASDGVAAFPYQANADAITGADGGAPRWPESTDRISKIVLAVRYTPTNALTRQLGDRQLRIELVDYPGEWLLDVLLARSDYDTWSQALLGEMQTTGDSPEARAYLDFVNQTNATTRQDLDHWAGTAARLFKQYVEARRDATGRANRLHPGRLLLPGPGMDPDMPSLTFAPLPPAGRDAVNGVLQAIPFVREFGGRTLRQVMAERFDTYRRRIVQPFFDQTFAKLDRQVVLVDLLGHLARDGIGMPMLDDELGDLQESMRLGRGWLPRQIRPSVEKVLYASTKADLVPSDQHDVLLERMRAAVGQSHEAARFRGAETRVMTLAALAATREVTAQDRPGRRYVAGLQTDGNAYMHDPGDLANAPMDGTRTPDQSQALFALERFLPPKGLGRRDAWPHKRLDRAIEFLLGDDLA; from the coding sequence ATGCTCGGCCTGGATCTGGATTTGCACCGCCGGGTGCGCATCGGCGTCACCGGCCTCAATACCGCGGGCAAGACCGTCTTCCTGACGTCCTTGGTGCATGCGCTTCGCCATCGCGGCGCCATCGCGAACGTCTCGGCCATCCGGGACGGCCGACTGAAGGGGGTCGAGGTGATGCCGCTCGACGCCTCCGACGGGGTCGCCGCCTTCCCCTACCAGGCGAACGCCGACGCGATTACCGGCGCGGACGGGGGCGCCCCACGCTGGCCCGAGAGCACGGACCGGATCTCCAAGATCGTGCTGGCCGTCCGGTACACCCCGACCAACGCGCTCACCCGGCAACTGGGCGACCGGCAGCTTCGGATCGAACTGGTCGATTACCCGGGCGAATGGCTCCTGGACGTCCTGCTCGCCCGGTCCGACTACGACACCTGGTCCCAAGCGCTCCTGGGCGAGATGCAGACGACCGGCGACAGCCCGGAAGCGCGCGCCTACCTCGACTTCGTCAATCAGACGAATGCGACCACGCGCCAGGACCTGGACCATTGGGCCGGCACGGCGGCGCGGCTGTTCAAGCAATACGTCGAGGCCCGACGCGACGCCACCGGCCGGGCCAACCGCCTGCATCCCGGGCGGCTGCTGTTGCCCGGCCCCGGGATGGACCCCGACATGCCGAGCCTGACCTTCGCGCCCCTGCCGCCGGCGGGCCGTGACGCCGTCAACGGCGTCCTCCAGGCGATCCCGTTCGTGCGCGAGTTCGGCGGACGCACCCTGCGCCAGGTGATGGCCGAACGCTTCGACACCTACCGGCGCCGGATCGTCCAGCCGTTCTTCGACCAAACGTTTGCCAAGCTCGATCGGCAGGTCGTGCTGGTGGACCTGTTGGGCCATCTCGCCCGCGACGGCATCGGCATGCCGATGCTCGACGACGAGCTGGGCGACCTGCAGGAGTCCATGCGCCTCGGGCGTGGCTGGCTGCCGCGACAGATCCGGCCGAGCGTGGAGAAGGTCCTCTACGCCAGTACGAAAGCCGACCTGGTGCCAAGCGACCAGCACGACGTGCTGCTCGAACGGATGCGCGCGGCCGTTGGCCAGAGCCACGAAGCCGCGCGCTTCCGTGGCGCCGAAACCCGGGTGATGACGCTGGCCGCCCTCGCCGCGACGCGCGAAGTCACGGCCCAGGACCGCCCGGGGCGACGTTACGTCGCCGGCCTGCAGACCGACGGCAACGCCTATATGCACGATCCAGGCGACCTCGCGAACGCGCCGATGGACGGGACTCGCACGCCGGATCAGTCGCAGGCCCTGTTCGCCCTCGAACGCTTCCTGCCCCCCAAGGGACTCGGCCGGCGCGATGCCTGGCCGCACAAGCGCCTCGACCGCGCCATCGAGTTCCTGCTTGGAGACGATCTGGCATGA